The Parashewanella tropica genome window below encodes:
- a CDS encoding response regulator transcription factor, producing MRILLAEDQSMVRGALAALLSIKGNYEITEAKDGDEALAFLKSQEFDLLLTDIEMPGRTGLELATWVQEQQSKIKVIILTTFGRSGYIKRALEAGVDGFLLKDAPTDELQHAIEQIMNGRRIIDPELAMMAIGEQDPLNDKERRALRLAADGKSTAEIANSLFIAEGTVRNYLSEAINKLNASNRIDAARIAKQKGWL from the coding sequence ATCCGAATTTTGCTTGCCGAAGATCAATCCATGGTACGAGGCGCACTTGCCGCTCTTCTCTCTATTAAAGGCAATTATGAGATAACCGAAGCTAAGGATGGTGATGAAGCGTTAGCATTTTTGAAAAGCCAAGAGTTCGATTTACTGCTCACCGATATCGAAATGCCTGGTCGAACTGGACTCGAATTAGCTACATGGGTGCAAGAACAACAAAGTAAGATCAAAGTCATCATCCTTACGACTTTTGGGCGCAGCGGCTACATTAAGCGCGCTTTAGAGGCTGGAGTAGATGGCTTTTTATTAAAAGATGCACCAACGGATGAGCTACAACATGCCATAGAACAAATCATGAATGGCCGACGAATTATCGATCCTGAATTGGCGATGATGGCCATCGGTGAGCAAGATCCCCTTAACGATAAAGAGCGTCGAGCTTTACGTTTAGCCGCTGATGGAAAGTCCACCGCAGAAATTGCAAATAGCCTCTTTATTGCCGAAGGCACAGTGAGAAACTATTTATCCGAAGCGATAAACAAACTTAACGCCAGTAACCGCATCGATGCAGCTCGAATTGCTAAGCAGAAAGGTTGGTTGTGA
- the orn gene encoding oligoribonuclease, which yields MSVNDSNLIWIDLEMTGLEPATDRIIEIATLVTDKELNIIGEGPVIAIHQSDEVLDAMDEWNQTHHGQSGLIERVKASTYTEAQAIKETIEFLEQYVPAGKSPMCGNSIGQDRRFLNKYMPELEDYFHYRNIDVSTIKELVNRWQPEIQKGFKKQNTHQALQDIQESIAELVYYRANVFKI from the coding sequence ATGTCGGTAAATGACAGTAATTTAATTTGGATTGATCTTGAAATGACAGGTTTAGAGCCTGCAACGGATCGCATTATCGAAATCGCGACTTTGGTTACCGATAAAGAGCTCAACATTATCGGCGAAGGTCCAGTGATTGCCATTCATCAAAGTGATGAGGTGCTTGATGCGATGGATGAGTGGAATCAGACCCATCATGGTCAGTCAGGATTAATAGAGCGTGTAAAAGCCAGTACTTATACTGAGGCGCAAGCGATAAAAGAAACCATTGAATTTCTAGAGCAATATGTCCCAGCAGGCAAGTCACCGATGTGTGGTAACAGTATTGGACAAGATCGTCGCTTTTTAAATAAATACATGCCAGAGTTAGAAGATTACTTCCATTATCGCAATATTGATGTCAGTACCATTAAAGAGTTAGTTAACCGCTGGCAACCTGAGATCCAAAAAGGCTTTAAAAAGCAAAATACCCACCAAGCATTGCAGGATATTCAGGAGTCGATTGCTGAATTGGTCTATTATCGCGCCAATGTATTTAAAATTTAG
- a CDS encoding DUF418 domain-containing protein — MPRIDSIDTLRGFALLGLPLMNLLVFATPVAAYMNPNVHLSDSPLNHFIFSFLQIFADQKFMGIFSVLFGVGLVLLHEKLKQQQTVKYGTGTIYLRLFVLMVIGYLHVTYLWAGDILFVYAVGGMLIYPFIGVGKKSLFVIFGIIYALVVLMSTLGSGFDTTALTPLAKAQIEESFNPSLEQIQQFHNIFLGSMADINQFYEQITLDGQDIELQVLITQFMFSLAAIFRAYAMMVLGIFLYKAGFVTGQASIGQYRFWSVFGLLVGGAITVVGLVVNYGHDFDDVGIFYSYGNVFVTLGSPLMVVGYIALFHWVLNKGQTLWSMALARVGRMALSFYLLQSVICVSVFYGVGFGWFGSLARWELVLFALGLAGLQLGIAKLWLTYFKQGPMEWLWRSITYRQLAPLLK; from the coding sequence ATGCCAAGGATTGACTCTATCGATACCCTTAGAGGGTTCGCGCTGTTAGGACTTCCCTTAATGAACTTGTTGGTTTTTGCTACGCCAGTAGCAGCCTATATGAATCCCAATGTTCATTTATCTGATTCTCCATTAAATCATTTTATATTCAGCTTTCTACAGATTTTTGCCGATCAAAAATTTATGGGGATTTTCTCTGTGCTGTTTGGTGTTGGATTAGTTTTGCTCCATGAAAAATTGAAACAACAACAGACTGTAAAATATGGGACAGGTACCATTTATTTGAGACTATTCGTACTAATGGTGATTGGATACTTACATGTAACTTATCTCTGGGCGGGTGATATTCTATTTGTCTATGCGGTGGGTGGGATGTTGATTTATCCCTTTATAGGTGTAGGTAAAAAGTCCTTATTTGTGATATTTGGTATTATTTACGCTTTAGTGGTATTGATGTCGACATTGGGTTCAGGGTTTGACACTACAGCACTTACACCATTAGCCAAAGCGCAAATTGAGGAGAGCTTTAATCCTTCGCTTGAACAAATCCAGCAATTCCATAACATCTTTCTTGGTAGTATGGCTGACATTAATCAGTTCTATGAACAAATTACACTGGATGGGCAAGATATAGAACTTCAAGTTTTGATAACCCAGTTTATGTTTTCATTGGCTGCTATCTTTCGTGCCTATGCCATGATGGTACTTGGTATTTTCTTGTATAAAGCAGGCTTTGTTACAGGACAGGCGAGCATTGGGCAATATCGATTTTGGAGCGTCTTTGGTTTACTGGTTGGTGGCGCCATTACCGTAGTCGGTTTAGTGGTTAACTACGGACATGACTTTGATGATGTTGGTATTTTTTATAGCTACGGCAACGTGTTTGTGACATTGGGTTCGCCTTTGATGGTCGTGGGGTATATCGCTCTATTTCATTGGGTATTGAATAAAGGGCAGACACTTTGGTCAATGGCGTTAGCCAGAGTTGGACGAATGGCACTGAGCTTTTACCTACTGCAATCAGTGATCTGTGTGTCGGTATTCTATGGTGTTGGCTTTGGATGGTTTGGCAGCTTAGCGCGCTGGGAGTTAGTCTTGTTTGCGCTTGGTTTAGCAGGGCTTCAACTGGGTATCGCTAAGTTGTGGTTAACCTATTTCAAGCAAGGACCAATGGAATGGCTATGGCGCAGTATTACTTATCGTCAGCTTGCTCCACTGTTGAAATAG
- the recG gene encoding ATP-dependent DNA helicase RecG yields the protein MLQLEQVPITELKGVAKKVAEKLEKLSIRTVQDLLFHLPLRYEDRTRVYQIADLLPGQYGTIVGEIQSTQIIHGRKRMLTCTLRDASGVITLRFFNFSAAQRNGMQNGRLMKAYGEIKAGKHHAEIIHPDYKVIAPDQPIEMDASLTPIYPSTEGLKQTSWIKLTEQALSMLSQGGLTELLPERLRPNNLPLAEAIRVLHRPDNTVSLEELELGQHPAQQRLVQEELLAHNLSMLKLRQRSNQDPAIALPATGQLLNPFLKDLPFKPTGAQQRVVAEIGSDLEQKHPMMRLVQGDVGSGKTLVAALAALQAIENGYQVALMAPTELLAEQHAENFGQWFAPLGLKVGWLAGKLKGKAREQSLADIASGDAHIVIGTHAIFQEQVEYKNLALTIIDEQHRFGVHQRLGLREKGIKQGFYPHQLIMTATPIPRTLAMTAYADLDTSIIDELPPGRTPVATVAISDQRRQEVIERVRHAATVDKRQTYWVCTLIDESEVLECQAAEDTAEELKQLLPELKIGLVHGRLKSKDKQAIMDQFSSGELDLLVATTVIEVGVNVPNASLMIIENPERLGLAQLHQLRGRVGRGAIESHCVMLYKSPLTLTAKQRLGVLRQSNDGFVIAQKDLEIRGPGEVLGTKQTGLVEMKVADLMRDQHLVPQVQKLAGHLLQQAPENVDAIIERWLGNKDQYIQA from the coding sequence TTGCTGCAATTGGAACAGGTGCCTATCACCGAATTAAAAGGTGTGGCAAAAAAAGTCGCTGAAAAACTCGAAAAACTGAGCATTCGCACGGTTCAAGATCTGCTGTTCCATCTTCCACTGCGCTATGAAGATCGCACTCGCGTCTATCAAATTGCGGATTTACTGCCTGGACAATACGGCACCATCGTCGGTGAAATCCAATCAACACAGATAATCCACGGTCGTAAACGTATGCTGACTTGCACACTCAGAGACGCAAGCGGCGTGATCACCCTACGCTTTTTTAATTTTTCCGCCGCGCAGCGAAACGGTATGCAAAATGGTCGCTTGATGAAAGCCTATGGTGAAATAAAAGCGGGTAAACATCATGCGGAGATCATTCACCCTGACTATAAAGTAATTGCTCCCGATCAGCCGATCGAAATGGATGCCAGCTTAACACCCATCTACCCAAGTACCGAAGGACTAAAGCAAACCAGTTGGATCAAGCTGACAGAACAAGCCTTAAGCATGTTAAGTCAAGGTGGATTAACAGAGTTACTCCCTGAGCGCTTACGCCCCAATAACCTACCATTGGCTGAAGCGATTCGGGTTCTTCACCGTCCAGATAATACGGTGTCACTTGAAGAGTTAGAATTAGGGCAACACCCTGCTCAGCAACGATTAGTTCAAGAAGAGCTATTGGCTCACAACCTGAGTATGCTGAAACTTCGCCAGCGCAGTAATCAAGATCCCGCTATTGCGTTACCTGCCACAGGACAATTACTGAATCCGTTTTTAAAAGACTTACCCTTTAAGCCAACGGGGGCGCAACAACGTGTAGTCGCTGAGATCGGCAGCGATCTTGAGCAAAAACATCCGATGATGCGCTTAGTTCAGGGAGATGTAGGATCAGGTAAAACCTTAGTTGCCGCGTTGGCAGCACTGCAAGCCATCGAAAACGGCTATCAAGTGGCATTAATGGCGCCCACTGAATTGCTGGCAGAACAGCACGCTGAAAACTTCGGCCAGTGGTTTGCCCCTCTTGGACTCAAAGTGGGTTGGCTCGCAGGGAAATTAAAAGGTAAAGCCAGAGAACAGTCTTTAGCCGATATTGCCAGTGGTGATGCCCACATCGTCATTGGTACTCATGCGATATTTCAAGAACAAGTGGAGTATAAAAACTTAGCCTTAACCATTATTGATGAGCAACATCGTTTCGGGGTTCATCAACGACTTGGACTACGTGAAAAAGGCATTAAACAAGGATTTTACCCACATCAATTGATCATGACCGCCACCCCCATTCCACGCACCTTGGCAATGACAGCTTATGCGGATTTAGATACCTCTATTATTGATGAGCTCCCACCCGGACGCACACCTGTAGCAACAGTGGCCATTTCCGATCAACGTCGCCAAGAAGTAATCGAACGTGTTCGCCATGCTGCAACTGTCGATAAGCGTCAAACCTATTGGGTTTGCACCTTAATAGATGAATCCGAAGTACTTGAATGTCAAGCCGCTGAAGATACCGCCGAAGAGTTAAAGCAATTATTACCCGAGCTGAAAATTGGTTTAGTTCACGGTCGATTGAAAAGCAAAGATAAGCAAGCCATCATGGATCAGTTTTCCAGTGGTGAATTGGATTTATTAGTGGCAACGACCGTTATTGAGGTTGGCGTAAACGTGCCCAATGCCAGCCTAATGATCATCGAAAATCCAGAGCGCTTAGGCTTAGCTCAATTACATCAATTGCGCGGTCGCGTTGGACGTGGCGCTATCGAAAGCCATTGTGTCATGCTCTACAAATCGCCATTAACCTTAACCGCCAAACAACGTCTTGGCGTATTAAGACAAAGCAACGATGGCTTTGTTATTGCACAGAAGGATTTAGAAATACGCGGTCCAGGCGAAGTGCTCGGCACCAAACAAACCGGACTGGTTGAAATGAAGGTTGCGGATTTAATGCGAGATCAACATCTTGTGCCACAAGTCCAAAAACTAGCAGGGCATCTATTACAACAAGCCCCTGAAAATGTTGATGCCATTATTGAACGTTGGCTCGGAAATAAAGACCAATATATTCAAGCTTAA
- a CDS encoding DUF3014 domain-containing protein yields MQANQDDRVSQAPQPRSNRSLLLSAIGLVVLIGASVYYYLGDEPQPPQVEQEVTQPEVKAPEPLPETPLPTEPIPEPPAPKVEPQPEPQPVAKKPEPPKPAPLPSLQQSDDFLYHQTMNAFKGLSLDKQLLRTNLARQFVVFVDNLAYGQLARKASPLVAPKQAFSALEVNNKIYLDPDSYHRYDFYAELLSAMNTDQLIKTYRYVLPLLNDAFAELGYENDTFTKRLRQAIREMLKAPIIEQPIELTSISVNYKFKDKKLESLPNAQKLMIRMGPENSRKVKAALRKLAAEL; encoded by the coding sequence ATGCAAGCGAATCAAGACGATCGAGTTTCTCAAGCTCCTCAACCTAGAAGCAACCGTAGCTTATTGTTAAGTGCCATTGGCTTGGTAGTCTTAATTGGTGCTTCTGTTTATTACTACCTTGGCGATGAGCCGCAGCCACCTCAGGTAGAACAAGAAGTCACTCAACCAGAAGTTAAAGCGCCAGAGCCATTGCCTGAAACGCCGCTACCTACTGAGCCGATTCCTGAGCCACCAGCACCGAAAGTGGAGCCACAGCCAGAGCCGCAACCTGTAGCTAAAAAGCCTGAACCGCCTAAGCCAGCGCCTTTACCAAGCTTGCAGCAAAGTGATGACTTTTTGTATCACCAAACCATGAATGCCTTCAAAGGATTATCATTAGACAAACAGCTTCTACGAACCAACTTAGCCAGACAATTTGTGGTATTTGTAGATAACTTGGCTTATGGTCAACTGGCCCGTAAAGCCAGCCCATTGGTTGCGCCAAAACAAGCATTCTCTGCGCTTGAAGTGAACAACAAGATTTACTTAGATCCGGATAGCTACCACAGATATGATTTTTACGCTGAGCTGCTATCAGCCATGAATACGGATCAACTGATCAAAACATACCGTTATGTTTTACCACTGCTAAACGATGCGTTTGCAGAGCTTGGCTACGAAAATGACACCTTTACTAAGCGTCTACGTCAAGCCATTCGCGAAATGCTCAAAGCGCCGATTATTGAGCAGCCGATTGAACTGACTTCTATCAGCGTAAACTACAAGTTTAAAGACAAGAAGCTAGAATCACTACCCAATGCGCAAAAACTGATGATCCGTATGGGTCCTGAGAATAGCCGTAAAGTTAAAGCGGCATTAAGAAAATTAGCGGCTGAGCTATAG